The window TTGTTTTATGGACCAGGATTTGTCTCGAGGATGATATTAAATCTTTCGAAGCGCTCTACCGCCATCTGTATAACAGTCTGCATAAACTCGCGCTTTATTACGTGCGCGATCAGGAAGCTGCCGAAGACATTATAGCCGAAATTTTTGTGAAATGCTGGGAGAACAGAAAGGCAAGTACCCATGTACAGCAGCCCGAAAACTATTTCTTTGTAGCCGTTAGAAACCAATCGTTAAAATACCTCAAAAAAAACTCGGGGAACACTTTTATCGATCTGGCCGAAAATGAGGCACACCATCCCGTCGAAACCTATACACCTGAAAGTTTATTGGAGCGAAAAGAACTGCACCAAAAACTCGATAGCGCCATAGAAACACTGCCCGCACAGGCTAAACTGGTATTCAGGTTAATTAAAGAAAACGGTTTGAAGTATAAAGAAGTGGCCGATATTCTGGAGATTAGTCCGCGAACGGTACAAACCCAGCTGTTTAGGGCCATAGCCAAACTCAGGCTGGTTTTAAAAAGCGAAAAGCCAACTGGTTTCAATGCCGAAATAGGCGAAAAGCTCATTAGCGTAGTTATCTTATTGGGAATGATCACTTTTTTAAATATGTTGTAGGCAATTTTTAAATCTTTAAGTACTATATTAATACACAGAGGGTAAAACACAAATGACAGATCAAAGATTTACAGAATTGCTTGGCAAACAACTCGCTGGTGAAATTTCACCTGAAGAATCGACCGAATTTAAAACGCTGCTTGCATCAAACGAAAGTTATCAGCAGGAGTATCAATCTTTAAGTACTTATTTTTCGAAAAAAGAAGCGCCAGGCCAAAATGTCGACGAAGTTTTCAATCGCATCACTACAAAGATCAGCACGAAAGAAGGACCGGCAGTACAGCCCTTAAAAGCTTCAATGAATTACAGCATTTGGTTAAAAGTTGCAGCTG is drawn from Pedobacter sp. HDW13 and contains these coding sequences:
- a CDS encoding RNA polymerase sigma-70 factor yields the protein MKVAKPDFLVLWTRICLEDDIKSFEALYRHLYNSLHKLALYYVRDQEAAEDIIAEIFVKCWENRKASTHVQQPENYFFVAVRNQSLKYLKKNSGNTFIDLAENEAHHPVETYTPESLLERKELHQKLDSAIETLPAQAKLVFRLIKENGLKYKEVADILEISPRTVQTQLFRAIAKLRLVLKSEKPTGFNAEIGEKLISVVILLGMITFLNML